A portion of the Burkholderiales bacterium genome contains these proteins:
- a CDS encoding ABC transporter permease subunit: MLATLSGALRARMVKDWLFRQVMTLGGISVIVAISVIFFYLAWVAWPLVKPVQVGPWQAVTLPGPAAERTLFYSGEEQREIGARYTEGGQVVFFDLKTGAPRATFRMPLAAGVRITSFGAGDPSHHVHALGLSDGRVLVVQEKYDVTYDAAQNNRRFITPSIEYPLGEAPVVLDEQGKPIQSLTVASADGSTTLVGQTADGRILVMGVSARQNMMTGEVTLERSAGVIPDFMAPVDRMIAEIKQRELFIAHGGRFIRHYDITDKSAPRFVQEKQVVPEGDRVTALTILSGGFSLIVGTQQGRLAQWFLVRDEANTPHLTHIRDFKPLPAAVTALAPEYFRKGFVAGDARGNVGLYYATSQRLLWEGQVTPGGVRAAGFTPRANALMIEGEDGHLRIAQVKNDHPEVSFYALWQRVWYESYEKPDYIWQSAAATNDFEPKFSLSPLTLGSLKAAFYAMLLATPLAIFAAIYSAYFMSPATRRLAKPTIEIMEALPTVILGFLAGLWLAPLVENNLLATLLSFVTIPILVLVAAYVWHRLPIAWKAWVPEGWQAVLLLPVVALAIWLAFFLGHPLEARFFGGYMPHWLNQHGITYEQRNSLVVGLAMGFAVTPTIFSIAEDAIFSVPKHLTAGSLALGATRWQTLKNIVLLTASPGIFSAVMIGLGRAVGETMIVLMATGNTAVMDLSIFTGFRTLAANIGVEMPEAAVGTTHFRLLFVSALVLFGFTFVVNTVAELVRQRLRRRYSAL, encoded by the coding sequence ATGCTTGCTACCCTCTCCGGCGCCCTGCGGGCACGCATGGTGAAGGACTGGCTGTTCCGGCAGGTAATGACGTTGGGCGGCATCAGCGTCATCGTTGCCATCAGTGTGATTTTTTTCTATCTCGCCTGGGTGGCCTGGCCGCTGGTGAAGCCGGTGCAGGTGGGCCCGTGGCAGGCGGTGACGCTGCCCGGCCCCGCGGCTGAGCGGACGCTCTTCTATTCCGGGGAGGAACAACGGGAGATCGGCGCCCGCTACACGGAAGGCGGCCAGGTGGTCTTCTTCGACCTGAAAACGGGTGCGCCCCGGGCCACCTTCAGGATGCCGCTCGCGGCGGGGGTGCGCATCACCAGTTTCGGCGCCGGCGACCCCTCCCACCACGTCCACGCCCTAGGGCTTTCCGATGGCCGCGTGCTAGTGGTCCAGGAAAAATACGATGTCACCTACGATGCGGCGCAGAACAACCGGCGCTTCATCACGCCCAGCATCGAATATCCCCTGGGCGAGGCACCGGTGGTTCTCGACGAGCAGGGGAAGCCCATCCAAAGCCTCACCGTGGCCAGTGCCGATGGCAGCACCACCCTGGTGGGGCAAACCGCGGATGGGCGCATCCTGGTCATGGGGGTGAGTGCACGGCAGAACATGATGACGGGGGAGGTGACCCTGGAACGCAGCGCCGGGGTCATTCCGGATTTCATGGCGCCCGTCGATCGCATGATCGCCGAGATCAAACAGCGGGAGCTCTTTATTGCCCACGGTGGCCGTTTCATCCGCCATTACGACATCACCGACAAGTCCGCACCGCGCTTCGTTCAGGAAAAACAGGTGGTGCCGGAGGGTGATCGCGTCACGGCCCTCACCATCCTTTCCGGTGGCTTTTCCCTGATTGTGGGCACGCAGCAGGGACGGCTTGCCCAGTGGTTCCTGGTGCGGGACGAGGCCAACACCCCCCACCTCACCCATATCCGTGATTTCAAGCCCCTGCCGGCGGCGGTGACCGCGCTTGCCCCCGAGTATTTCCGCAAGGGTTTCGTCGCCGGCGATGCCCGTGGCAATGTGGGACTGTATTACGCCACTTCGCAACGTCTGCTCTGGGAGGGTCAGGTGACGCCGGGAGGGGTGCGGGCAGCAGGCTTCACGCCGCGGGCCAATGCCCTCATGATCGAAGGCGAGGATGGCCATCTGCGCATCGCGCAGGTGAAGAACGATCATCCGGAAGTCTCCTTCTATGCCCTCTGGCAGCGGGTGTGGTACGAAAGCTACGAAAAGCCGGACTACATCTGGCAGTCGGCGGCGGCGACCAACGATTTCGAGCCGAAATTCAGCCTTTCCCCGCTGACCCTGGGCTCCCTCAAGGCCGCCTTCTACGCCATGCTGCTGGCCACCCCGCTGGCCATTTTCGCCGCCATCTACTCCGCCTATTTCATGTCCCCGGCCACGCGCCGGTTGGCCAAGCCCACCATCGAGATCATGGAAGCCCTGCCCACGGTGATTCTTGGCTTTCTCGCCGGACTGTGGCTTGCGCCGCTGGTGGAAAACAATCTGCTCGCCACCCTGCTTTCCTTCGTGACCATCCCCATCCTGGTCCTCGTTGCGGCCTACGTCTGGCACCGCCTGCCCATTGCCTGGAAAGCCTGGGTGCCGGAGGGCTGGCAGGCGGTTCTGCTGCTGCCGGTGGTGGCCCTGGCCATTTGGTTGGCTTTCTTTCTCGGCCATCCTCTAGAAGCGCGTTTCTTTGGCGGTTACATGCCCCACTGGTTGAACCAGCATGGCATCACCTATGAACAGCGCAACTCCCTGGTGGTGGGGCTGGCGATGGGGTTTGCCGTCACGCCCACCATCTTCTCCATCGCCGAGGATGCCATTTTCAGTGTGCCCAAACACCTGACCGCCGGCTCCCTGGCCCTGGGGGCCACCCGCTGGCAGACCCTCAAAAACATCGTATTGCTCACCGCAAGTCCGGGTATCTTTTCCGCGGTGATGATCGGGCTTGGCCGGGCGGTGGGGGAGACCATGATCGTGCTCATGGCCACCGGTAACACCGCGGTCATGGATCTCAGCATTTTCACGGGATTCCGCACCCTGGCCGCCAATATCGGCGTGGAAATGCCGGAGGCGGCGGTGGGCACCACCCATTTCCGCCTCTTGTTCGTCTCCGCCCTGGTCCTGTTCGGCTTCACCTTCGTGGTGAACACGGTGGCGGAGCTAGTCCGCCAGCGTCTGCGCCGGCGATACAGCGCTCTGTGA